The proteins below are encoded in one region of Methylophilales bacterium:
- the zapD gene encoding cell division protein ZapD: MYKFELPLNERTRRLMSIENIFIRLNTQIKNMTNFSEVACFESYFNIRSTSSRADIKIEISQELDKLILKKKQLNKTKKIINQIKKLMDAKKSLSKINLPQGNFFGNDKFLQEIKTSSLSPTGIVSSDLPQLQLWLKQLSPKAKQQYFFSKIDPYLPIFNSITTYLNTLRDSVKLESIESNKNGLVNYQLNPSFKHDFIQLQLPQKMDLYPNLTSNKYTINIQFSSLTKNTDTGKKIKFKMGVSQQ; the protein is encoded by the coding sequence ATGTACAAATTTGAATTACCTCTTAATGAGAGAACAAGAAGGCTTATGTCTATTGAGAATATTTTCATAAGACTTAATACTCAAATTAAAAATATGACTAACTTTTCAGAAGTTGCCTGCTTTGAATCATATTTTAATATACGTTCTACATCGTCCAGGGCAGATATAAAAATTGAAATTTCACAAGAACTTGACAAGCTTATTTTAAAAAAAAAGCAATTGAATAAAACTAAAAAAATTATAAATCAAATTAAAAAATTAATGGATGCAAAAAAGAGTTTGAGTAAAATAAATTTACCACAAGGAAATTTTTTTGGTAATGATAAGTTTTTACAAGAGATCAAGACCTCTTCATTATCTCCAACCGGCATTGTGAGTAGCGATCTTCCTCAGCTACAACTCTGGTTGAAGCAATTAAGTCCGAAAGCCAAACAGCAATATTTTTTTAGCAAGATAGATCCCTACCTACCTATTTTTAATAGCATCACAACCTATTTGAATACTTTAAGAGATTCAGTCAAATTGGAATCTATAGAAAGTAACAAAAATGGTCTAGTAAACTATCAATTAAATCCTTCATTTAAACATGACTTTATTCAACTTCAACTCCCACAAAAAATGGATTTATACCCTAATTTAACATCTAATAAATATACTATAAATATTCAATTTTCGTCTCTTACGAAAAACACTGATACTGGGAAAAAGATAAAATTTAAGATGGGTGTTAGTCAACAGTAG
- a CDS encoding DNA gyrase inhibitor YacG, producing MKKHCPTCSKIFNYIQNNPSNPFCSDRCKLLDLGAWASEQFTIKGKENDTSSENEA from the coding sequence ATGAAAAAACATTGTCCAACATGCTCAAAGATTTTTAACTACATTCAAAATAACCCAAGTAATCCTTTCTGTTCTGATAGATGTAAGCTATTAGACCTTGGCGCTTGGGCTTCAGAACAATTTACTATTAAAGGAAAAGAAAATGATACGTCATCTGAAAATGAAGCTTAG
- a CDS encoding peptidylprolyl isomerase produces MSNVTIKTNLGSLVLELNEKAAPITVKNFESYVSKGFFNDTIFHRVIDGFMIQGGGFTKDMSQKQTDAPIKNEADNGLKNEKYSIAMARTQDPDSASSQFFINVNNNNFLDFPGQDGAGYCVFGKVIEGQDVVDKIAKVSTGSANGHQDVPNEHIIIEEASA; encoded by the coding sequence ATGAGTAACGTAACTATAAAAACAAATTTAGGATCACTCGTGTTGGAGCTTAATGAAAAGGCAGCCCCGATCACTGTTAAGAACTTTGAAAGCTATGTTAGTAAAGGCTTTTTTAATGACACTATATTTCACCGTGTCATAGATGGCTTTATGATTCAAGGTGGCGGATTCACAAAAGATATGTCACAAAAACAGACTGACGCACCTATCAAAAATGAAGCCGATAATGGGCTTAAAAATGAAAAGTATAGTATCGCAATGGCAAGAACACAGGATCCAGACTCAGCCTCATCGCAATTTTTTATTAATGTAAATAATAATAATTTCTTAGATTTTCCTGGCCAAGATGGTGCTGGGTACTGCGTTTTTGGTAAGGTTATTGAGGGACAGGATGTCGTAGATAAAATTGCAAAGGTATCAACTGGTTCTGCAAATGGTCATCAAGACGTTCCTAATGAACATATCATAATAGAGGAAGCTTCCGCCTGA
- a CDS encoding polyprenyl synthetase family protein yields MNLKEITKPIHKDLNFVDKVIKSHLSSDIPVINQISTYILNSGGKKMRPIFHLLLAGLDGEITESNHEVASIIEFIHTATLLHDDVVDQSTKRRNIQTANTVFGNSASILVGDFLYSRSFQMMVKIDNMSVMQVLADATNKISEGEVLQLINSHNPQINESQYFEVIEFKTAKLFEACGRIAAIINNKDQNQVELYSTIGKHFGIIFQLADDILDYSGNSNEIGKNIGDDLREGKVTLPLILTIKMSNSKDREILTRAIKTGDINYLPSIVSLIKKSGAIDEIKGISKQHLNKIEVLLDGKHNKKYQDSLLKLARFSLFRSV; encoded by the coding sequence GTGAATCTCAAAGAAATCACAAAACCTATTCATAAAGACCTTAATTTCGTTGATAAAGTAATTAAAAGTCATTTAAGCTCTGACATACCGGTAATTAATCAGATATCAACCTATATCTTGAATAGTGGGGGAAAGAAAATGAGGCCTATTTTCCACTTATTATTAGCTGGTCTAGATGGTGAAATAACTGAATCTAATCATGAAGTAGCTTCCATCATAGAATTTATTCATACAGCCACGTTGCTTCATGATGATGTTGTTGATCAGTCGACAAAAAGAAGAAATATTCAAACTGCTAATACAGTCTTTGGTAATTCAGCAAGTATTTTGGTTGGAGATTTTTTATACTCTCGTTCATTTCAAATGATGGTCAAAATAGATAACATGAGTGTAATGCAGGTTCTTGCCGATGCTACGAATAAAATTTCTGAAGGTGAGGTGCTTCAACTTATAAATAGCCATAATCCTCAAATAAATGAATCACAATATTTCGAGGTTATTGAGTTCAAAACTGCAAAACTTTTTGAGGCTTGCGGGAGAATTGCAGCGATCATTAATAATAAAGATCAAAACCAAGTTGAGCTTTATTCAACAATTGGCAAACATTTTGGAATTATCTTTCAATTAGCTGATGATATTCTTGACTATTCTGGGAATTCAAATGAGATTGGAAAGAACATAGGTGATGACCTTAGAGAAGGTAAAGTAACCCTTCCATTAATACTCACAATAAAAATGTCGAATAGTAAAGATAGGGAAATCCTTACTAGAGCTATTAAAACAGGTGATATTAATTATTTGCCAAGCATAGTATCGCTAATTAAAAAAAGTGGTGCAATAGATGAGATTAAAGGAATTTCAAAACAGCACCTAAATAAAATTGAAGTTCTTCTTGATGGAAAGCATAATAAAAAATACCAAGACAGCTTATTAAAGCTAGCTAGATTCTCATTATTTAGATCCGTTTAA
- the cysS gene encoding cysteine--tRNA ligase, with protein MLSIYNTLNNKKEIFKSIEPSKVKMYVCGMTVYDFCHIGHARVLIVFDMITRWLRESGYEVTYVRNITDIDDKIIKKAIVDNVDYKVITENFIKEMDHDAEQLGIIPPTLEPKATDHIEEMIKMIEDLISKGYAYKADNNDVFYAVSKFESYGKLSGKSLKDLRAGSRVEVDEFKRDNNDFVLWKSAKPNEPSWDSPWGDGRPGWHIECSTMSNNLLGQTFDIHGGGQDLQFPHHENEIAQSEAVNSCQMANYWIHNGFVKIDDEKMSKSLGNFFTIRSVLEKYQAEVVRFFILKAHYRSPLNFSQKNLDESKQAITKLYLSIRNSKANKEYKINWNLKYANDFKKALNDDFNTPDAIAVLFELALEINKNQNIEDINLLVKLGNVIGILSHDAEDFLQDNLSEEIDVEGIIKQRDKAKAAKDYHTADKLRNDLLEKNILIEDTPSGTVWRRK; from the coding sequence ATGCTTTCAATCTACAACACCTTAAATAATAAAAAAGAGATTTTTAAATCTATTGAGCCTAGTAAAGTCAAGATGTATGTCTGTGGAATGACTGTTTACGATTTCTGCCATATTGGACATGCGCGCGTCCTAATTGTATTTGACATGATCACAAGGTGGTTAAGAGAAAGTGGGTATGAGGTGACCTATGTAAGAAACATTACAGACATTGATGACAAAATCATAAAAAAAGCGATTGTTGATAATGTTGACTATAAAGTTATAACAGAAAATTTTATCAAAGAGATGGATCACGATGCTGAACAACTCGGTATTATTCCGCCAACGCTAGAACCAAAGGCTACAGATCACATAGAAGAAATGATAAAGATGATTGAGGATTTAATAAGTAAAGGATATGCCTATAAAGCTGATAATAATGATGTCTTTTATGCAGTCTCAAAATTTGAAAGTTATGGAAAATTGTCCGGAAAATCACTTAAAGACCTGAGAGCAGGGTCTAGGGTAGAAGTCGATGAATTTAAAAGAGATAACAATGATTTTGTTTTATGGAAGTCAGCTAAACCAAATGAACCATCATGGGACTCACCATGGGGAGATGGGAGGCCTGGTTGGCATATAGAGTGTTCGACAATGAGTAACAACCTGTTAGGCCAAACCTTCGATATTCATGGTGGTGGGCAGGACCTTCAATTTCCACATCATGAAAACGAAATTGCGCAATCTGAAGCTGTTAATAGCTGTCAAATGGCTAACTATTGGATTCATAATGGATTCGTAAAGATAGATGATGAAAAAATGTCAAAGTCACTAGGTAATTTCTTTACAATTAGAAGTGTTTTGGAAAAGTATCAGGCAGAGGTGGTGAGATTTTTTATTTTAAAGGCCCACTACAGAAGTCCCTTGAATTTTTCTCAAAAAAACCTTGATGAATCAAAGCAAGCAATTACAAAGCTTTACCTAAGTATTAGAAATTCAAAAGCGAACAAAGAATACAAGATTAATTGGAATTTAAAATATGCCAATGATTTTAAAAAAGCGCTGAATGATGATTTTAATACTCCTGACGCGATAGCAGTCCTTTTTGAGCTAGCTTTAGAAATAAACAAAAATCAAAATATTGAAGATATTAATTTATTAGTAAAATTAGGAAACGTAATTGGCATTTTAAGTCACGATGCTGAAGATTTTTTACAGGATAATCTTAGCGAAGAAATTGACGTGGAGGGTATTATAAAGCAGAGAGACAAAGCAAAAGCTGCTAAAGATTATCATACGGCAGATAAGCTAAGAAATGATTTACTCGAAAAGAATATTTTAATTGAAGATACTCCTTCAGGGACTGTTTGGAGAAGAAAATAA
- a CDS encoding peptidyl-prolyl cis-trans isomerase: MLITLTYKYNWSYILKYTLKLFIIFLLSFVSTSIFAEKNVQFLINTSKGNIVIETYPEKAPITVKNFESYVNKGFYNDTIFHRVIDGFMIQGGGFTKDMSQKQTDAPIKIESDNGLKNKKYTIAMARTSIPDSATSQFFINVKNNDFLDYSGQSNPGYCVFGKVIEGQDVVDKIGKLKTRVKNGMGDVPIKTVKINSIKVK; encoded by the coding sequence ATGCTAATTACGTTAACCTACAAATACAATTGGAGTTATATTTTGAAATACACTTTAAAACTGTTTATTATTTTTTTATTATCTTTTGTAAGCACAAGTATTTTCGCAGAAAAAAATGTTCAATTTCTCATAAATACTTCCAAAGGAAATATTGTTATAGAAACATACCCTGAGAAAGCACCCATCACTGTCAAAAACTTTGAGAGTTATGTTAATAAAGGTTTTTATAATGACACTATATTTCACCGTGTCATAGATGGCTTTATGATTCAAGGTGGCGGATTCACAAAAGATATGTCACAAAAACAAACTGATGCGCCAATCAAAATTGAATCTGATAACGGCCTTAAAAATAAAAAGTACACCATTGCTATGGCAAGAACTTCAATACCAGATTCTGCAACCTCTCAATTCTTTATAAATGTTAAAAATAATGATTTTTTGGATTACTCAGGACAAAGTAATCCTGGTTACTGTGTTTTTGGAAAAGTCATTGAAGGTCAAGATGTTGTCGACAAGATCGGTAAATTAAAAACAAGAGTCAAGAATGGGATGGGTGATGTTCCTATCAAAACAGTTAAAATTAATTCTATAAAGGTCAAATAA
- the coaE gene encoding dephospho-CoA kinase (Dephospho-CoA kinase (CoaE) performs the final step in coenzyme A biosynthesis.) — MFIIGLTGGIGSGKSAAATILKRLGLKIIDLDQITHDLMKPRELGYIEIKKEFGEKYIDTKGAIDRKLLREEIFSSLDLKKRIESILHPIIFEECSKQLNKFKHEKYIVLVIPLLFETKNYISLIDESLLIDCDLEIQIERVMKRDSVSKALANRIIKNQMNRQEKQLLADKVIVNDGNINHLKTQLDSYYKKLLKDIN; from the coding sequence ATGTTTATTATTGGATTAACTGGTGGCATAGGTTCAGGTAAAAGTGCTGCAGCAACAATACTTAAAAGACTAGGTTTAAAAATTATTGACCTTGATCAAATCACCCATGATCTTATGAAGCCGCGTGAGCTTGGTTATATAGAAATTAAAAAAGAATTTGGTGAAAAATATATAGACACAAAAGGGGCAATTGATAGAAAGCTTCTTCGAGAAGAGATATTCTCATCATTAGATTTAAAAAAAAGAATTGAATCAATTTTACATCCAATTATTTTTGAAGAATGCAGTAAACAATTAAATAAATTTAAGCATGAAAAATATATAGTATTAGTTATTCCACTGCTCTTTGAAACAAAGAATTATATAAGTCTTATTGATGAGTCCTTATTAATTGATTGCGACCTTGAAATACAAATTGAGCGCGTTATGAAAAGAGATAGCGTTTCAAAGGCATTAGCCAATAGGATTATTAAGAACCAAATGAATCGACAAGAGAAACAGTTATTAGCGGATAAAGTAATTGTGAATGATGGAAATATTAACCATCTGAAAACTCAATTAGATAGCTATTATAAAAAATTACTCAAGGATATAAATTAA
- a CDS encoding Nudix family hydrolase codes for MLNIEHNNKNIQVAVGILKDSDGKYLLGKRLDSQSWAGWWEFPGGKLEINESPSEALRREIFEELGVVIKKYKQWTTRRVVEKNKITILYFFLITSWTGMAEGREGQELQWVNLKKYNATKVLPPNQVIHHALKNNLPDIYAITNLQEISSDNFFQALKRQVNDGLRLIQIREKNLIEAELEALIIRIKKILQHTNVRIIINSCIDLAYEYKLDGVHLNSKQLHELSHFPKDLLVGASCHSENDLMVAEEKNADFAVLGSVKETLTHPGIEPIGWAKFNKLVANSNIPIYSIGGMTNNDIPSSFDHGAIGIASQRAIWSK; via the coding sequence ATTCTGAATATAGAACATAACAATAAAAATATCCAAGTCGCTGTTGGAATTCTTAAAGATTCCGATGGTAAATATTTATTGGGAAAAAGACTAGATTCTCAAAGTTGGGCAGGTTGGTGGGAATTTCCTGGAGGTAAATTAGAGATCAATGAAAGCCCGTCTGAAGCACTAAGAAGAGAGATCTTTGAAGAGCTTGGTGTTGTCATCAAAAAATATAAACAATGGACAACAAGAAGGGTGGTTGAAAAAAATAAAATAACAATCCTATATTTTTTCTTAATAACCTCATGGACGGGGATGGCAGAGGGAAGGGAAGGCCAAGAATTACAGTGGGTTAATTTAAAAAAATATAACGCAACAAAAGTTTTACCGCCAAATCAAGTTATTCATCATGCCTTAAAAAATAACTTACCTGATATCTACGCAATCACTAATTTGCAAGAAATATCATCTGACAATTTTTTTCAAGCACTAAAAAGACAGGTTAATGATGGTCTCAGGCTTATACAGATAAGAGAGAAAAATCTCATAGAAGCTGAGTTAGAAGCTTTAATCATTCGAATAAAAAAAATACTTCAACATACCAATGTAAGAATTATAATTAATTCATGCATAGACTTGGCTTATGAATATAAACTGGATGGCGTGCACTTGAATTCAAAACAATTGCACGAATTAAGTCATTTCCCTAAAGATTTACTGGTGGGCGCTTCATGTCATTCGGAAAATGATCTTATGGTGGCCGAGGAAAAAAATGCAGATTTTGCAGTTCTCGGATCAGTTAAAGAAACCCTCACTCATCCTGGTATTGAACCTATCGGTTGGGCAAAATTTAATAAATTAGTTGCTAACTCTAATATACCAATTTACTCAATCGGAGGTATGACGAATAATGATATTCCATCATCTTTTGACCATGGCGCGATAGGAATTGCTTCTCAGCGAGCTATATGGTCTAAATAG
- the argJ gene encoding bifunctional glutamate N-acetyltransferase/amino-acid acetyltransferase ArgJ, whose product MAINLKKILKNDINNIKGLRLGITNAGIKDDASDLLVVSLPDNSSVAGLFTQNQFCAAPVIVSKDHLAQGDNIRALVINSGCANAGMGQQGMDDAKTVCKSLAKHLDINERQVLSFSTGLIMSKLPVEKIVKAIPNALNDLNENNWFEAAESIMTTDTVPKVYSKVINLKDRDVTITGICKGSGMIYPNMATMLAFIAVDINIPSDLLNELISEVCEKSFNCISVDGDTSTNDSFILMSIPADKGFMLKKNSDDYQKIKVAIFDAASFLAQSIIRDGEGVTKFLTISVTKSLSHNEAKMIGMAIANSPLVKTAFFASDANLGRVLSAIGNSQVNDLDLNKIDIYINKILFAKAGAISDPFDEIKISSEMKKDEISLHIMLGRGTEEATIWTTDLSHKYIEINSEYRT is encoded by the coding sequence ATGGCCATTAATTTGAAAAAAATATTAAAGAATGATATCAATAATATAAAGGGACTTAGATTAGGAATAACAAATGCCGGTATCAAGGATGATGCATCAGATTTATTAGTTGTTTCACTTCCAGATAACAGTTCCGTTGCTGGTTTATTTACTCAAAATCAATTTTGTGCAGCCCCAGTAATAGTATCTAAAGATCACCTAGCGCAAGGTGACAATATTAGGGCGCTTGTCATTAATAGTGGTTGTGCGAATGCGGGAATGGGCCAACAAGGTATGGATGATGCAAAAACAGTTTGTAAGTCCTTGGCAAAGCATCTTGATATAAATGAAAGACAAGTTTTATCATTTTCAACAGGACTCATTATGTCAAAATTACCAGTTGAAAAGATTGTCAAAGCAATACCAAATGCTTTAAATGATTTGAATGAAAATAATTGGTTTGAAGCTGCAGAATCAATCATGACTACAGATACAGTTCCCAAAGTATATTCAAAAGTTATTAATCTAAAAGATAGAGATGTCACTATCACAGGGATATGTAAGGGATCTGGCATGATATATCCAAATATGGCAACGATGTTAGCTTTTATAGCGGTTGATATAAATATCCCTAGTGACTTACTGAATGAACTCATTTCTGAAGTTTGTGAAAAAAGCTTTAATTGTATTTCTGTTGATGGGGACACATCTACAAATGACTCATTTATTTTAATGAGCATACCTGCAGATAAAGGTTTTATGCTGAAAAAAAATAGTGATGATTATCAAAAAATTAAAGTAGCTATTTTTGATGCGGCATCCTTTCTAGCGCAATCAATCATAAGAGATGGAGAGGGAGTAACAAAATTTTTAACAATATCTGTAACTAAATCATTAAGCCATAATGAGGCAAAGATGATTGGAATGGCTATAGCAAATTCACCACTAGTAAAAACAGCTTTTTTTGCCTCAGATGCAAATCTTGGCAGAGTGCTATCTGCGATTGGTAATAGCCAAGTAAATGATCTTGATTTAAATAAGATTGATATTTATATAAATAAAATTTTATTTGCTAAGGCAGGGGCAATTTCAGATCCATTTGATGAAATAAAAATTTCATCAGAGATGAAAAAAGATGAAATAAGCCTTCATATAATGCTTGGAAGAGGTACAGAAGAAGCTACGATATGGACAACTGATCTATCACATAAGTATATAGAAATTAATTCTGAATATAGAACATAA
- a CDS encoding UDP-2,3-diacylglucosamine diphosphatase, translating into MIHIKDSAIFFSDIHLDDSSKKDIAYFVSFINNYVKNYPNIFILGDLFDWWPGDDTNQFKKVIALLKQVSNKSKIFFICGNRDYLIGKKFAKETNITILPDHQLIKLGKEKAIILHGDTLCTDDKKYQRFRKFSRSWISKKGFLLFPKYLKDCIFNFARKKSNYDKSSKNKEIMDVNELAVKKLFNEFNNPPIMIHGHTHRPKIHTYKINGLESKRVVLSDWHESGSFLLWERGKLKNIKI; encoded by the coding sequence CTGATTCATATAAAAGATAGCGCTATATTTTTTTCAGACATTCATCTTGATGACTCGTCCAAAAAAGATATAGCCTACTTTGTTTCATTCATAAATAACTATGTTAAAAATTATCCAAATATTTTTATTTTAGGTGATTTATTTGACTGGTGGCCAGGTGATGATACCAATCAATTTAAAAAGGTTATTGCTTTATTGAAACAAGTATCCAATAAATCAAAAATATTTTTTATTTGTGGAAATCGAGATTACTTAATTGGTAAAAAATTTGCTAAAGAAACAAATATCACTATTCTTCCAGATCACCAACTAATTAAGCTTGGAAAAGAAAAAGCAATTATCCTTCACGGGGATACTTTATGTACAGATGACAAGAAATACCAAAGGTTTAGAAAATTTTCAAGATCTTGGATTAGTAAAAAGGGTTTTTTATTGTTTCCAAAATATTTAAAGGATTGTATATTTAACTTTGCTAGGAAGAAAAGTAACTATGATAAAAGTTCTAAAAATAAAGAGATCATGGATGTTAATGAACTTGCTGTAAAAAAATTATTTAATGAATTTAATAATCCTCCCATAATGATTCACGGACATACACATCGACCAAAAATTCATACCTATAAAATTAACGGGCTTGAATCAAAGAGAGTGGTTTTAAGCGATTGGCACGAATCAGGAAGTTTTTTACTTTGGGAAAGGGGAAAATTAAAAAATATTAAGATTTAA
- a CDS encoding copper chaperone PCu(A)C, whose protein sequence is MIRHLKMKLSFFTLILISSFAFGVDEITVSKAFIKMPRPGVDVTAGFATIKATTNLKIIEVSNKNFKNIELHSMKMTYGVMEMRKLIEPKLGPNSPLVLSPGNDHLMLFGIVEKLKPGENLDLTFVFKDDKDNKITKVFKFVVK, encoded by the coding sequence ATGATACGTCATCTGAAAATGAAGCTTAGTTTTTTTACATTAATTTTAATTTCATCATTTGCCTTTGGTGTAGATGAAATAACAGTTTCAAAGGCATTTATAAAAATGCCAAGGCCAGGTGTTGATGTTACGGCTGGTTTTGCAACAATTAAAGCTACTACTAACCTTAAGATTATAGAGGTTTCCAATAAAAATTTTAAAAATATTGAGTTACATTCAATGAAGATGACTTATGGTGTCATGGAAATGCGGAAATTAATTGAGCCGAAATTAGGGCCTAACTCTCCATTAGTTTTGTCGCCGGGTAATGACCACTTGATGTTGTTTGGTATTGTAGAAAAATTAAAGCCTGGGGAAAATTTAGATCTAACTTTTGTTTTTAAGGATGACAAAGACAATAAAATAACAAAAGTATTTAAGTTTGTTGTTAAATAA